In Gossypium arboreum isolate Shixiya-1 chromosome 3, ASM2569848v2, whole genome shotgun sequence, the sequence TATGACCCACTTGATAATAACATTTACATGAAACTCTTAGAAGGTTTTAAACTGCCAGAAAAAGTTAATTCATGTTCTCAAGAACATTACTCAACCAAATTATATAGATCTCTTTATGGATTGAAACAATATGGGCGCATGTGGTATAATCGCCTTAGTGAGTACTTATTGAGGGAAGGCTATAAGAATGATCCTATTTTCCCGTGCATTCTTATAAATAGGTTTGGACCATGATTTGTTATAATTGTTGTGTATGTTGatgattaaaatattattagGATTCCTAAAGATATTTTAGTGATAATGAAGTgcttaaagaaagaatttgaaatgaaagaccTTGGAAAGATAAGATTTTGTTTAGGATTATAAATTAAGCACCTAAAGAATGGAATCCTTGTGCATTAAACAACATATATAGAAAAAATGCTAAGAAGATTTTACATGCATAACGCACATCTGTTGAGCATCCCAACGGTTGTTAGGTCACTTAATGTAAATAAAGACCCTTTCCATCCTTAGGAAGGTGATGAAGATTTTCTTGGTCCTGAAATACCATATTTAAATGCTATTGGTGCATTGATGTATCTTGCTAGTCATACACGACCTGATATATCATTTGCTGTCAACTTATTAGCAAGATTTGGATATTGTCCAACCCGAAGACATTGGAATGGGGTTAAGCATGTTTTTCGTTATCTTCAAGGTACAAGAGATATAGGTTTGTTCTTCCCTAACCTACCCAAAACAAATTTGGTTGGTTTTGTAGATGCAGGGTACCAATCTGATCCTCACAATGCTCGATCACAAACTAGTTATGTTTTCACATATGGTGGTACTGCAATTTCTTGGCGCTCTATGAAACAAACAATTCTTGCTACTTCTTTTAATCATGCTGAGATTTTGGCAATCCATGAGGCTAGTCGTGAATGTGTATGGCTAAGGTTTGTAATTCATCACATATGAAAAGATTGTGGTTTAGGCTCCAAAAAAGAAGCTATAACAATCTTATATGAAGTTAATAGAACTTGCATTGCACAACTTAAAGAATGATATATTAAGGGTGATAGAACAAAATATATATCACCAAAATTTTTCTTCATTCATGAACAGATTCTTTCAAATGAGAATTTGAAAAATCTTTTTAATAAGGCGCTACTTATTGCTACATTTGAGAAGTTAATTTTTAACATTGGATTGTGTTGTCTCAAAGGTCTTTAAGTGATACTTACATGAGGGGGAGTAAATTTGTACTACATTTTTTTTTGTGATATACTATGTATCAAaggattgtgtactcttttttcCTTCACTTGGTTTTTGTCCTACAGAGTTTTTACTAGTAAAGTTTTTAATGAGGCATGTCCTTTATACAATGAACATCCAAGGAAGAGTGTTATGAATGCTATTCAGTAGATGTTCAACGTTTCACCTTTCATTTCCTCATAACCTCTTTCCTATTTATGTATTAGAAAATGAGAAATCTAatctccatatatatatatatatataggagtaTACTACTTgcaatgatgatgaaaaataaaagaatgcAATAAAAATCCTCATATTCTCATAGCCATCTTTTATCTCTTATTATTGTttataatatatatcatattttacGTATTTATTCACATACTATTCATTAAAGTCAGGAATAAGCTTGTGTAAAGGAAAGATCATAAAACTCGCCTTCTGTTTtctataaaagaaaagaaaaaggtttgcGTGGGGGACTGAAAAAAAAACAAGTTTCGGAAACTTCACATCACATGTTTAAAGTTACACTTTCTTTGTTACTTTGCGGTGGTGACTGATAAATGATTAACCCATAACTTACTGCTGTGCTATCATATTTGATAGATTACATTCTATGCTGCAAACCCCAAATGATGTTAATCACATTCTTTAACATACAATTGGAAAACTTTTTGCCTTTCCTCACCTTTCATTTacctttcttcctttttcttttttcgacTTCCTTTATTAAAGCTACTCATTATCGACTTTTATATAACAAATGTCCTAAAATACCCTTTCCGAAATTTTTATATCTAAAAGAACAATGAAAAACATTCTTGCAACATTTGTGGGCAAAATTCACTGTTTTGACTACAATTGaacaactatatatatatatataaattgtaataCAGAAGTGTTCACTAATTATAGACTCAGAAACAAGCTTAAGATATGATTGAAGTTTTGGACTTTAATGTTCATCTTCTTTACATACATTTGTTTGCATAAACATCTTTTCTATCAACACCTTTTTTAATCTTGAGAGGATGTAAGCAAAAACAAGTTTATTTAACCACCTGCAAAATGAGAGCAAttggagaaaaaaaaattaaacttgggATTTTTGTAAAaccaataaaaaataaatgaaagaaaagcaaataataaatttaatttggttaCCTTTGCTATCTTTTTCACACGCTTTAGACAAGGCTGATACAAATACTATGATCAAGGCAATTCCAGCAATGAGTCCAATTAGAATTGCTAATGTTTTTGCAATCTCATCATCATCGTTATCTGTATCTACATTCCACCCACAGCACAATGTAAGAAAACATTagaatttgttttaattttttcatattatatattaatttaaaaaagaaTTACCTTTTAGGTGACAACATTGGATTCTTTCTTAATTTCAAATGGGACCTTAATTAAAAAGTAGGACCATATTGGCCTAAATTGCATGCAAACATAAACTACTATCAACTATGAAGGTGCTTTTAACATTTTAGCTATCTCCCCACAAGTAgtcaaacaatatatatatatatatatatatatatatataatttatcaaAAAAATATTGGTCTTTCATTTCCGTTTACTTTTACCACATATTTGACCACATTTAGCACAACAAAGTAATACTAGTTGTGATAAATGTACAAAGTTAAGGACTTTTTCTCTAAATCTCCATTCATTTATGTATCACTAAATCCTTTTCCATCATTTACACGGAATAATTccaataaatgaattatatgaaaaaatacataaaataattgaCATTGAATATGGTTTTAATTATCATGTATTTACTACATTCCATCAACTTACTCAATCACCCTTATATGAATTAGTTAAACTTTTGTTAAAAATAATACAAGCATCTTGAATAATTTGGACCTACCAAGGATAAAACCATGCAATTCACATGGCATGAGAAGGAAAAtccaaaaatcaaaaaaaaaatataatcagttatggtaaatttcatgcaatttcatatttaattaagcAAATCGGGACGGCGAAACCGCTTACCGTCTCCGCCGTGGGAGTGGTCTCCGCCTTGGGAGTAGCGGGCGTAGCACTTAGCCAAATACATGTCACCCCACTTGGATGCCCCACAGTCTGTTTTGAGCCGTCCGATTGCCTCTGATAAGCAATCTTGGCACTCGGTCGGACTCAAATCCCCAACACACTGTGCCACACCTCGTAAATCCCCTGACTCGGCAACCCGAAACGGCTTGTATGTCCCGTCACTCGCTCCCAAGAAATCCAACACCGTATCACGCCGAGCCAACGCGTCGGAGTCAGTCGAGATCAACGGCCCACATCTTTTCACCACGACACTCTTGTCCTCCACGCCCAAGAACGTTGCGTTATCGTATTTAACGAAACACCCTTCGAGTTGCAACCCGCCACCCGTGGAGTCAAGGCAAAGAGTGCCGAGTTGACTCACCGCTTTAGCAACACAGCGGCCACAGTCACCGTTTTGGAGGTCGCCGCGGCACTGGAAGAGGCCGTAGACGGTGTCCTGAGAGGCTgagatggtaaagttgttgtaAGAGGTGAACATGGCTGAGTTGACTAGGGAAGTGAGGATGGAGTTGACGTTATATTCATAAGGCGAGCCTGAAATGAACTTGAGCTGGGAACACCCACCGAAAACGAAGGTATCAGTGGCTGAGTTTGATGGGGTAACCAAGAATATTGATATCgtaacaagaagaagaagaagaagaagaaaagggaaaaacgAGGCCTTTTTCGTAGGAAAAGCCATGGAAGGTGAAGAGTGAGAGAGAATTGGAGGAGGATATGGAAGGCAGAGTGAGAGATGGCTTAAAGAAGTGGCTATCACTAGCAATGTATGAAAACCCGATTATTGCTTTGTTGGAAATTTACGTAAAGAAAAGGAAGACACTAGTTTCACATTCAGTCTTTTTCCTACTCTACattttataattcaaattataggaaaataagtaatttttaattacttatattctTTAGAGATTAAAatattctctctattttttttaacCTTTTCTAATTGGTGGAGAAGATTACAGCAGTAAAAATTTATCCTTTTATTGGATAGCATAAATTTTTAATCAAAGGACTTAAatacttttgattttattttatatttataattatactttaatttatttaatttttatattatgtttACAACTACTCAATCtacaattttatttagttaaatgacttccttttaaaattttaaatcatataataattattttaaaaaattatgtaaCATTAATGCATCAAATATTAAttcttatttttcttatataaatattatattaatagttAGTAATATTTTAAGAATTAATAAGTAGTAACTAACGAGGTCTTGGCTTGTTAGTTAGAGCGAAGCTTAAGACTTAAGTTTGAATCTCATCATATGCAATTGTATTGTGTGAGTTTCTACCTTACtttatgcttgaatttttttttaattctttatcCATACTTTATTCAATTGATTTTAATTGATCAGACatgtatttatatttatactttcaaccttaaaaaattattaagtagTATAAATTTTGTTGCAAAATGAGATAATATTTGGGTTAGGAAAATGTGGAAGATTGTTGGTGAGGTTTAAAGTGTGATTGAGAGACCAGTAAATGGTTGACCATATATATCACATTAAAAGATGGTGAGGGACTATGTTCTGCCACCcacattttataaataatttatattttagatgATCTTTCAAAGTCATTCTTACAAATTAATTAACTGGTTAAATCTTCCAAGGGATTAGTTTAAGGAATATAAGGATGGGGTTAAATCAATCATCTTTACTCCCATCCATCCTATTCAAACGTTAGGATTCTTCTTTTCtgttctagaaattttatgtattaCAAAAAACTATTTCTAGAAGTTTGTATTTGGGATAAATGTCTATTTGTTTcacgaaaataaaattttaaaattcctttaaatatataaaatagatatgatttttaatagaTTACATACTCCTTTAATGGTATATATTTGAGATTCATAGTTATTTATCCTAATAATAATTTAAAGAGGAAAATTCAATTGAGCATCAACTCAATTGATTATAAtaaaagtatttttattttataaagtaaATTGTAGATTTAAAGATACTTTTAttgaattatataaaaatattaatacatAATAAGATTTGAACCCAAACTTTTacagttttaaatatttaaacttAATTATTCAACTGAaatatcatttattatttatatcaattttttataataaattttaatttttctcgGTGTCATAATGATTAAACACTTAGTAGGATGATAGAACAAAATtagtttgatttgataatttcttTTTTGTAAAGCAAGATGTTCCTTTATTTAGTGACTAGACATCGTAACCATCGTCCATTTAGGGTGACCATTTTTTGTTCTAGAAAAAAGGcacaaattaaagtaaaagtagGATATAGGGTTCTACTGATTACAACAATAAATAAAGTGGGTGATACAGAACCTAGAAAAAAAAAGATTAGACTTAACAAGGTCCAAAATCCTTTTTATGATTAAATCTTAACAAGCAATAGAGTTTTTTTAGCTAATATTTCCATTCCACTAACTTTATTGACCTacctattaaaaataaaaaataattgttCATCACAAATAAAGGTGTCCTCAAATGAGTTGGGGTGATGGAGTCAATGTCTAATTTTAAAGTTCAGATTTGAGCTCCATTCATCTcatccaaaaaatttaaaaaattatattaatattttataattaaattttaataaaaatatatattttttaaaaaagttaagtTTTTGTCTAGATGAATCTAATCAATCGAGTTGGAATTGATACTCTAAAACATATTAAATTTTGGGAAGACCACCTCTCGTTCAAATTTAATCATGGGACTCAATAAATGATAATGGtttaaaaatttaagaatttgtCAGAAAACATATAgagtttaattaatttagtttttaaaGTAAACTCTTGTTATATATAGCAAGGTCCTACTTATACTAGCTTTACATATACATTATAATTTATTATACAacgaataaatataaaatttacacataaattttaattcaatatGTAATATGATGTAAGAATTTTAGTTtaatgtaattatatatataatctgTAACATCTTATATCTAGTTCGATCACTAGATTTGAGCTACAAGATATTATAGAAGATAATAGAACAAATACATGTAAATATGACATTTagcaataaaaaaaatcattaaacattCATAAATCAAGTATGTAATGATTTACACATTAGCTAAAGTCCCAaatgagcttacaaaagctcttaaAACATTCCGAAAATAAatagggacttaattgtaaacttaataaaatatatgaaaattttagtaAACAGGGGTTACACGACTGTGTGGTGCTAAACCGCACAGCCGTGTACTTCAACCATTTGCATGACTGATGCTGTGTAATGCAAGGTCACAAGGCCATGTTGCCAAGCCGTGTAATAAATTATGGTCGtgtggaccaaattgtaaaacttTACAAACATTCAAACGGCTATGTGGTGGGCCATGTGAGAGACTGAGATCGTGTCAACATTCATGCATCTAAATTACCACTGGCACACGAACGTGTCAACCAACCATGTTAGACACACAACCATGTAGCAAATCGTGTGTGCAAGAAAAGACACCTAATGTACAATTTAGCTCAACCTTAGACAAGGACTTATAATGAATTCCTTCACTAACATCAACACCTGCTCAAATATGCAAATTGCATGCCCAAAATATAACTTATAAAGCATTCCTAAATGTCTAACCAATATGTCACAATTGGCATCGCAATCAAC encodes:
- the LOC108458200 gene encoding plasmodesmata-located protein 6 isoform X1 codes for the protein MAFPTKKASFFPFLLLLLLLVTISIFLVTPSNSATDTFVFGGCSQLKFISGSPYEYNVNSILTSLVNSAMFTSYNNFTISASQDTVYGLFQCRGDLQNGDCGRCVAKAVSQLGTLCLDSTGGGLQLEGCFVKYDNATFLGVEDKSVVVKRCGPLISTDSDALARRDTVLDFLGASDGTYKPFRVAESGDLRGVAQCVGDLSPTECQDCLSEAIGRLKTDCGASKWGDMYLAKCYARYSQGGDHSHGGDDTDNDDDEIAKTLAILIGLIAGIALIIVFVSALSKACEKDSKGG
- the LOC108458200 gene encoding plasmodesmata-located protein 6 isoform X2, with translation MAFPTKKASFFPFLLLLLLLVTISIFLVTPSNSATDTFVFGGCSQLKFISGSPYEYNVNSILTSLVNSAMFTSYNNFTISASQDTVYGLFQCRGDLQNGDCGRCVAKAVSQLGTLCLDSTGGGLQLEGCFVKYDNATFLGVEDKSVVVKRCGPLISTDSDALARRDTVLDFLGASDGTYKPFRVAESGDLRGVAQCVGDLSPTECQDCLSEAIGRLKTDCGASKWGDMYLAKCYARYSQGGDHSHGGDDNDDDEIAKTLAILIGLIAGIALIIVFVSALSKACEKDSKGG